In Trifolium pratense cultivar HEN17-A07 linkage group LG7, ARS_RC_1.1, whole genome shotgun sequence, a genomic segment contains:
- the LOC123898855 gene encoding ubiquitin-conjugating enzyme E2 7-like yields MAASQASLLLQKQLKDLCKHPVDGFSAGLVDETNIFEWSVTIIGPPDTLYEGGFFNAIMSFPPNYPNSPPSVKFTSDIWHPNVYPDGRVCISILHPPGDDPNGYELASERWTPVHTVESIVLSIISMLSGPNDESPANVEAAKEWRDRRDDFKKKVSRCVRKSQEML; encoded by the exons atGGCAGCCTCTCAAGCAAGCCTTCTCCTTCAAAAACAGCTCAAAG ATCTTTGTAAACATCCTGTTGATGGCTTTTCCGCTGGTTTGGTTGATGAAACCAATATTTTTGAATGGAGTGTAACCATAATTGGACCACCAGATACTCTTTA CGAGGGAGGATTTTTCAATGCCATTATGAGCTTTCCGCCCAACTACCCAAACAGTCCACCATCAGTGAAATTCACCTCAGATATATGGCATCCCAATG TATATCCTGATGGTCGGGTTTGTATATCTATTCTTCATCCTCCTGGGGATGACCCAAATGGTTACGAGCTTGCAAGTGAGCGCTGGACACCTGTTCATACA GTAGAGAGTATAGTGTTGAGTATCATTTCGATGCTTTCTGGGCCTAATGATGAATCTCCTGCAAATGTTGAAGCTGCG AAGGAGTGGAGGGACAGGAGAGATGATTTCAAGAAAAAGGTTAGCCGTTGTGTGCGGAAGTCACAGGAAATGTTGTGA
- the LOC123899613 gene encoding uncharacterized protein LOC123899613, whose product MAFGGLCLTLSLVFGFFILCLFVQIFYFLWWKKRRTNLDIEMEQRNYSKGVSYWSCWKKSSCSLHANDTTNSVIRDIESTNHEQDLELGVDGKDILLKSNGEESLELELMRLHNLPGPPRFLFTITEETKEDLESEDGKSKCGRSRKGSRTKSLSDFIDSPMKCSLDPLESYKHHQGFNNPLFESTVESEFNRFRSSPPPKFKFLRDAEEKLYRRLMEESRRKTLEENHGSVVPESEVKSSTNVTKVTAESKKVPSSTSQVLPLTSSPTTFKPFENSSL is encoded by the coding sequence ATGGCTTTTGGTGGTTTGTGTCTTACCTTAAGCCTTGTTTTTGGGTTCTTCATACTTTGTTTGTTTGTACAAATTTTCTATTTCTTGTGGTGGAAGAAGAGAAGAACAAATTTAGATATTGAAATGGAACAAAGAAATTATTCAAAAGGGGTGTCTTATTGGTCTTGTTGGAAGAAATCATCATGTTCTTTGCATGCTAATGACACTACTAATAGTGTGATTAGAGACATAGAAAGTACTAATCATGAACAAGATTTGGAATTAGGTGTTGATGGAAAAGATATCCTTTTGAAATCCAATGGTGAAGAAAGTTTGGAATTGGAATTGATGAGGTTGCATAATCTTCCTGGTCCACCAAgatttttgtttacaatcacTGAAGAAACTAAAGAAGATTTGGAATCTGAAGATGGTAAATCTAAGTGTGGTAGAAGTCGAAAAGGGTCGAGAACAAAGAGTTTAAGTGATTTTATCGATTCTCCTATGAAGTGTTCTTTAGACCCTCTTGAATCTTATAAGCATCATCAAGGGTTTAATAATCCTTTGTTTGAATCCACAGTAGAATCTGAATTCAACAGGTTTAGATCTTCACCACCACCAAAGTTCAAGTTTTTAAGAGATGCTGAAGAGAAATTGTATAGAAGATTGATGGAAGAATCTAGAAGAAAAACATTAGAAGAGAATCATGGTTCTGTTGTTCCAGAATCTGAGGTTAAAAGTTCCACTAATGTAACAAAAGTTACTGCAGAAAGCAAAAAAGTTCCTTCAAGTACTTCTCAGGTTCTACCTTTGACATCTTCTCCTACAACATTCAAACCATTTGAAAATTCATctctttaa
- the LOC123899569 gene encoding dof zinc finger protein DOF3.6-like, translating to MVFSSIPSYLDPLNWQQQPNQHQLLPPLSSQPHGAGSIIRPGSLPDQAQVQAQEVQTGQAQAQAQQGKLPPPSETALKCPRCESTNTKFCYYNNYNLSQPRHFCKTCRRYWTRGGALRNVPVGGGCRRSKKTKKSTSTTTTPSKSNDKEYSTSAIHSTTSNPHGDQFLHPTSRNYLNMSSLQNLNRFGVGNMFQMGDYSSNTGGGEGGVVDQWRFQQFPFMNNGFESSSNVSFPFQSEIIEPQTSSRVTTQIPTSIKSEYNGGLNLLRSPLSFSQNNNHYNNSSWTDISGLATSSTSRLM from the exons ATGGTTTTCTCTTCTATTCCATCTTATTTAGATCCTCTCAATTGGCAGCAA caacCAAATCAACATCAGTTGCTTCCACCACTATCCTCACAGCCACATGGTGCTGGCTCAATAATCAGGCCTGGTTCGTTACCGGATCAAGCTCAAGTTCAAGCTCAGGAAGTTCAAACAGGACAGGCTCAGGCTCAGGCTCAGCAAGGTAAGTTACCACCACCGTCAGAAACAGCTTTAAAGTGTCCTCGTTGTGAATCAACCAACACAAAATTTTGTTACTACAACAACTATAACTTGTCTCAACCAAGACACTTTTGCAAGACGTGTAGGCGTTATTGGACGAGAGGGGGTGCGTTAAGAAATGTTCCTGTTGGTGGAGGGTGTCGTAGAAGCAAAAAGACCAAAAAGAGtactagtactactactacACCCTCCAAATCAAATGATAAAGAATATTCAACAAGTGCAATCCATTCAACTACTTCAAACCCTCATGGTGATCAATTTTTACATCCAACTAGCAGAAATTACTTGAACATGTCATCACTTCAGAATCTGAACCGGTTCGGTGTTGGAAACATGTTTCAAATGGGAGATTATAGCTCAAATACCGGTGGAGGAGAAGGCGGAGTTGTAGATCAGTGGCGATTTCAACAATTTCCTTTCATGAATAATGGTTTTGAGTCAAGTTCAAATGTTTCTTTCCCATTTCAAAGTGAAATTATTGAACCACAAACTTCGTCTAGGGTTACTACTCAGATACCTACATCGATTAAATCGGAATATAACGGAGGTTTGAATTTGCTAAGATCTCCTCTTAGCTTCTCACAAAATAACAACCATTACAACAATTCATCATGGACTGATATTTCTGGTCTCGCAACTTCTTCCACTAGTCGTCTCATGTAA